From the genome of Medicago truncatula cultivar Jemalong A17 chromosome 2, MtrunA17r5.0-ANR, whole genome shotgun sequence:
TTACTTAGAAACAAAAACATTGTATTCTCACATTGATGGAATAATTCACTCTCTTGCTTTCGATGTGTATCAGATTGGCCTTTAATTTGTTTACACTCTCTTTGTTAGTGTTGAAACTGGTGCCTTTAGAATTTTGCTCTACTATCGTTGCAGGTTTTAGGTGCGCAAAAAATTTTAGTGTTAAGCAGACGTGGTGTTTATTTTGGTGTTCTGGTAGTGTGTTGCAGGGGTTGATAAGTGTTACCACATGATTTATAATCTTGTACATGACTGATAAAAATTGTTGCAGTACGAATATGCAACATTTAAATAATCATTCCCTTAAGTCTCGATAAAACCGTCGTACGGACTTGATAGAAATTGTTGCATGTTTTGAAGTTTAAGTAACGGTTTTCTCTAACCGTGGCCTAAAATCGAGAAAAATGTTGCCTATAGAAAAGGTCACCACCATATATAGGATGCTTTGTGTATTGTAATAGCAATGGTTTTGTTGCCTAATACCACAAATGTTCTAGTGGTGGTGTGAATCCGTATACTTACTCTTAATTGTATGTTGATTTTGGAATGTAACAGAAATTGATGTGAGGAAACAAAAACGGCGGTCTCTAATCTTGCAGCGATGAAATTCaaccaaaaaatttatatggaCCAAAATCATAAAGTTAAGGACCATTGATATATTTCgttgttcaaatttattttggatcgCTGTAAATGCCATCCTTATTATCACCGATTACAAATACAAGTCAAAGCTTACAAAATCCACGACAAAGAGTTGTCTAATTTCATTTCTGAAACTCAAGAACAATGTGGAAATAGTCCACATGAAAGGATTTGAAAAGATTGAAACCTGCAGAAATTGCAAGTTGCCTAAACTGTTCTTCAGTCCTGTGCTTTCCTTTAGCTCTGTAGATTGTCATCACAAATATGTCGCCTGCGAGCGATGCCCTTGTTCTGTGGCTATCATCTGAAGTCTCTGGCAACACTGGCTCACAAGCAATTAGTTTGCCTCCGGCTGGGAGTGCCTTGTAACAGTTTAGCATTATGTGTTTGATTTCTTCATCTGTCCATGTTGTTAGCACCCACTGCCAAATAATACACAGTTAtgttattttaacataaaaaaattaatgttgtattcaaagaccataaaaaaatataccacTTATAACTACTAATGTGATTGAAAAACGTTTAAATATCTCttctaaaaaaactaattgtgtttttattcttGTAATGTTTAAGATCACGTTAACTATAAAGggtcttaaaatataaatttgtgcGAAAACGCACGAATTATgttgagaaaattaaatataaaggtTCTTAAAATCTATTTGTGCGAAAACACGTGAAATGTTAGCTTCTTAATTCACGATACAACGGCCTTGTGGACGCACAACTGCAGTGAAAAGAATAGGAACCTAAGATGCTATTAGACTATTTAATAGTTGCTTGGAACAGCGTTGCAAACCTAATTCTCGTGTCCCTAGACGCAATTTTGCCGTGAAAATAAGGAAGCTACAAATATGTACGACGATCTGAATTTGAAGCGCCCGACCTAGTAGGGTCTCCTTTCCATTCGTACACACGAGTAAAATTCACAACCTATATACACATACCATCTGTAGGGTATATCTATCACTATGCCATATATTTTAGTACATTTTCTGTTGGTGGAGTAATTTGGTAGGACAACAATGACATTGCCAACACTTatattttggtacaacttttgttTTTTCCAACCCGTGATtgcacaatttttatttttattgttactCTTGCACAAGTTTTAGTGCAATTTAaccaatcaattaaaataaaaagatacacAAAAAGGAGTATTTTGGGGAATGGATCGTGACACACCTTCATGAAGATCGCATCTGCTTGGGGAATATATTTGAACATGTCACCACCCACATGAGTTACACCtacaattattaaaaagatTCACATGTCACAACCACAAATCAAAACCCAACGGTGACAAAAGAGTTATTGGactactaaaaataaataattgattttgaaatatattttttaattggtaTTCAGCTTATAAGAGTCAGTTAATCCGAAGGGACTAATCTCACCGTCCACTTGCACTGCCGTGGACTTAGCCCACCAAAATTAACGTCACAAGAAATTGAACCTGAAACCTTAACCAATATCAACTTATCAAACATACCTGGAATTTGTGGTGCTTTAGCCACAACTTCAGGAAGATCAAAATTGAACCCTTGTTTAATATTAGGATATTTCTGCAAGATCATACGAAGACAATCACCACCACTACCACCAACATCAACTAGCTTCTCCACATTTTGAAAGCCATGATAACTCTCAAAAAGGGCCTTCATGAAAGGCACTGATACCCCTGCCATGGCCTTCAACATTAACTCATTCATCTCTGGTTTCTTTAGGTAATAGTCATATGCTCCTTCTCCATTTGCCCTCTCAAAAGGTTCCTTTGATGGGTCCAATACTGCTTCATGTACCAATGGCCATGCTCTCATCAATGCATCCTGAAACATCCATTGTTGGCATACTTATAAGTTGTAAATAAACAAAGGGAAATTGCaaagtccaaaaaaaaattgaaaattgtgcatttaacACCTCTAAACTTttgaaattgactttttttactttgaatTTATCACGAcccataaacaaaataaaaaataaataaatactagtaCAAGCTAAAACGGTAACTATAGCTCAATTGACAATGTAGATATTGTTAAGCTAGACATTTTAATTCTGGTTCGATTGAGTCTTGCATTTATATAAATTTCAGATGATATTTGTCACTTCGTTCACCGATAAAAATATAAGAGACTCTTATATTGGAGAAGAGAACAAAACCACCCTCAatcacttcaaaaaaaatcatcctaaatgaaaagtgaaaaaaataaacacccacacactttatgcatttttttttactaaattccTTAGATACCATCTATCTATAATATAACCATAAGACTCCAATAATACATTTTactaaattaatcaataaatgaaaaaattatcggatgatgatttttatttttatttttattttttactaaattcaTTTTACACATTTTTCAAATGCAtgtgttctttcaaaaaaaaaaatgtatgtgtaaaaaataaattttacgacaaacaaattaaatctcTCAGGCGACgtaacttgtcaaaaaaaattaaatccctttttttacgaaaaaaaattctatttatatatttgtggaATTAATGtataatttcatcaataatacAATTATCTCCTCAAAAAATCAATAATACAATCCTTTCTCCATCGGTTCATTATTGAACATTCAATTTCACTCTAAATTCTTATCCTGCAATTTTTCTGGTATATCCTACTTTTAAGGAAAAACATTTGGAATATACTAATTAtcacttttttttggtagaatatACTAAATATCAATTGagatatatcattttttatacaattgatttcacattatataattgaattaatttaagCACAAACCTGGTGGTGTTGAAGCACATAAGCACCGTACGAAACTCCATTCTCATCACTAACAAGTGTTTTCCCAACATTAGTCAATGAGTACTTCCTCTCACCATCCCCAATATGCTCTTCAAACACCCCATAACTCGCCAGCATACGTAACACTCGCTGAAGATTCTCGGCGTCGCCGCCGCCACCAGGAACAACACGCGCTAGGATCTGAGCAGCAGAGAGTGGCGCGTTTGCACCACCTTCCCATATTGCGTCGGCGACGTTGAGACGGACGACGGCGTGAAGTGACATAGGAATGCTTATCATGTTTGCTAGCTCGAGGATGGCTAGTCTTGCTTGTTTTTGAGCTTCTGTGTTGGTTTCTGCCATTGTTGGTTTTGATGATGGTTTTTGTGTGGtttttgtgtttggtttggACTAGAGAGAGTAGTAGATAGTTTAAGAAAGAATTTATGTGTAGATAGTAGAAACTGAATTTAATGTAAGATTTTCTCTTGACACAAAATTTAATGTAAGAGTTGGTGAAAAGGGTAAAAGGTGAAGAGgtcataaaaaatgttttttatttttaccaatgCAAAAAGtggatttgaattttattttgttttttaccgTAAAGATGATTTCACTATTGAAAATATGACAATaaatcaaaagcaaaataactaaagtataaaaagaaaaaagaaaaaagtttgttGACAAGTGTTTTTTGACGGCTCTTTAaggattttaaataaaaaaattattcttttaaaaaattaagagtCTGTTTGAGACACttctcaaaaactcttttttaatttttaaaaacttgaaaactaaaaatcttttttggtaaactatttttaaaattatagtttttggaaactgttttgaattttttagtttggggactaaaactaaaacatgtaaaaggataactattgtgagaagaggacttgtatatgttttaattttcagtgcattgaaataaaaagaaaagtataaaAAGGTCTCTTTGACGAAACCTTCTTTCCATCTTAAAATCGTCAGTTGGGCTTGTATTCGCAAGCATCGaagttgtcgttgttgtaaCATATTCTGAAATCCACTTACGGCAAAGCGgggaaaaatttattttaatcatcacTTCTTTCAAATACCTCAAGTTTACCGAATTATAGGCTTTCTCAAAATCAATCTTAAAaagtaatactccctccgtcccagaTTAACTGAGCCAAAAATCATTTaatacatattaagaaaaatgtataaatgaaggagagagaaaaatagttttaagtgcaCTTGTTAAGTATTAATGCA
Proteins encoded in this window:
- the LOC25487158 gene encoding nicotinate N-methyltransferase 1 encodes the protein MAETNTEAQKQARLAILELANMISIPMSLHAVVRLNVADAIWEGGANAPLSAAQILARVVPGGGGDAENLQRVLRMLASYGVFEEHIGDGERKYSLTNVGKTLVSDENGVSYGAYVLQHHQDALMRAWPLVHEAVLDPSKEPFERANGEGAYDYYLKKPEMNELMLKAMAGVSVPFMKALFESYHGFQNVEKLVDVGGSGGDCLRMILQKYPNIKQGFNFDLPEVVAKAPQIPGVTHVGGDMFKYIPQADAIFMKWVLTTWTDEEIKHIMLNCYKALPAGGKLIACEPVLPETSDDSHRTRASLAGDIFVMTIYRAKGKHRTEEQFRQLAISAGFNLFKSFHVDYFHIVLEFQK